A window of Deltaproteobacteria bacterium genomic DNA:
TTGACTCATGCATTTTGGAGATGGAGAATATCAATTTGATGACGGATTCCGGTGGCACCATATGCTCACCCATGATGAAAGCCCCCCCCTGGCTGATAACGTGGATGTGCCCTGAATATTCAGCGTTATTATGATAATACTTAACACTCTCATAAATGGGCGCTCTTTCGTAGTTCCGCTTTACCATGGGTATGTATTTGCCTATTGAGTTTAATAAATTTTCTTTATCAATGGGCTTGGTAATATAATCATTGCATCCTGCCTTAAAGCATTTGTCTATATCTGCTTGCTTGTTGGACGCAATCAGCATGATAATGATAATCTCTTCATATTCGGGTTTACTTTTTACTATTTTGCAGAGTTTATCTCCCGTTACATGAGGCATGTGCAGGTCAAGAAGTATTATGCGGGGTTTTTCGCTGTCGATGAGTTTTAAGGCATTTTCCGCATTTGTTGCCGTCAACATTTTGCAACCCCACCTGTCGAGGAGTGACTCAACTAATGATAGAAAAAAACGGGAATCATCAACGATGAGGATTTTATTCATCTATCTGACTGCCTCCAGTTATTTTTTACCTTTAAAGACATACTAATTCAGTCTAGCACAAAGAATTTCCCCTTACGAATAATGACGAATAATAAAGGGGCGTCCGTTAAGGTAAATGCGGAATGATTATCCAAAAAAGGCTTAACAGGCTGTTGATTAAAGACTTTCCGGCAGCCCTCCTGTCTCCTCCCTTTGCTATTTGCCGGAAACTATGCTTTTATTCAGTAAATAGCTGATAAAAGAAAAAGAAGTTTTTTCTTTTTAATTCTATCGGGAGCGCTATGAATACTTACCGGTTTTATAGAAGGATTGCCCTTTTTGTTCTTCTCCTTTTTTCCCTGTCCTGCCCTCTTTCAAATAAGCAGGATGAAAAGGGCTGGAAATCCGTTCCCTTGCCGGTTTTTTCGGAGGGGTCAATTAAATTACGTGTTGTTTATGCCGTCAATCCCCGCTTTTCCAGAATGACGCAAGAGCAGATAAATGGCTTGTTGCGGGAGGCAAGGGCTATAACTAAAGCGCATTTCAATGTTGATCTTATCTTTGACTTTAAGGGGGAGACAGGGCTGGCGGAATTGATGAATTCCCGTTTGTCCAAAGAAATGATTTCACGGGCAAATGAATTGATTTATGATTTTAAAAATCATGAAGGGGAAAGGTATCGTTTGCTTGAAAATATGGAGGCTCAACTTCGAAAGAAGAAAACACCGCTTCATCAGATGTTCGATTTTGCCGGACCCTACCTCATAAAGGCGCCGAAAGAAGAGACATACAGGGATCTTGCCGTTGCATTAGTTAATACAACGCTGTCAAGGCTGGAAGAGTGGAAAAGGGTAAAAGCCGTTGACGGTAAAGCGGTAATTGATGACACCTTTTTTAATGAATATATACTTTGGGACATGCTCGGTTATGGCGAAGTGCCCTATGACCTTGTTTTAACAAATCAACTCATTGCAAGCGCAGAGTACTACGGCCAGGATATTCACTCCGCCATCCGCGGCGGTATTACGGCCGGGGGAACAACTTATAACAAGAACAGCCTTTTTGGAAGCTACATCTTTTTTACCACTTTTCTTTATTCCAACGAATATGAAACCTTGCTTAAATTCAGGGATAACAGGCGATATGATCCGGCCACAGCTGCACGCCTTGCCGGCGCTTACCTGTCCCATGAAATAGGCCACCTCCTTTTTCACTTTGGTCACCCTTATGGAAAAAAGGAATGTGTAATGAATCCTGTAGAGCTGCTCAAATTTCACGAGTGGTACGGCAATATCGACGCCGGGGGCTGTAAAGCGGGGAGTAATAAAAATATGAAAGCCGGGGCCATTTCAATTACATACAACCCCCGGTGGTAGATGTTTGACTTAAGCAAGCGCCGCTGGTAATATGGCACCACAACATAGTCCTGTTTTTCAGGATTAAACTTTTAAATAATAATCGGGAGTAGCACAATAAAATGGATGAAATAAACGATTTGACAAAGTTTCAAAAAAAGGTATCTGAAAAAGGAAAGTTAATAAGGACGGTAAGTTATGATCTGGAAGCCCTGCAATCGAATACAAACGCGCTTGGCGCCCAGGTTATGCTCATCGATTCGGAAGGCAAGTCCCAGTTTTTTCTCCAGCTTACCAGGGAAGGTGAACTGGAGGATGAATATGACATTGCAGCTATTGCGGAAGAGGATCTAAAGAAGCTGGAGAAAGCCCTTGCCGATATGAAGAAAGCGTCACAGATCGATGTTTACGTCAATGCTGATCATATACAGAACATTTACGCCACAGACGACTATTTTACCATCGGTTATTTTGTCCTCGATGCTGCCCTTACCTGGTTTATCGGATTTGATGAAATGAGCGATGAACTTGATTACTTTGAAGATGCTTCCTCCATTGAAAAACTGCTAACAAGTGCGCAGGAAAAAATTGAGGAAATAAAAACCGCCCAGTAAAGAAGGGTTAAAAAAATCTGTTGACCATTATGGTGTTCTTAAAAGTGTTTATATACTATAGATCAGTATGGCTAATCTTCTTATAGCGTCACTTTTTTTTATTTTCATTCATCTTTTTATTTCAGGCACAGCTCTTCGTAAAATACTCCTTAATATGATGGGTGGGACAGCCTTTAAGGCGGCTTTCGCCCTTTTATCCCTCATAGGCGTTGTCTGGATGTCCGTGGCCTATGGCAGAGCGCCACATATGGAACTCTGGGGAGATCTGCCGGCAATAAAACCTGTCACCGCCTTTGCCATGTTTATTGCCTTCCTCTTTGTCGTTGCAGGTGTGTCGACTGCCAGTCCTACAGCTATCGGCGGGGAAATGCTTCTCACAGGGGAGGAGCCTGCAAGAGGCATATTGAGGGTTACCCGGCATCCTGTTATGTGGGGAACGTCACTCTGGGGGCTTGTTCATTTAATGGCCAATGGTGACGGGGCGTCACTCATCTTTTTCGGCTCCCTTCTCTTTCTTTCCCTAATGGGCCCACTGCTTATAGACCGCAAAAGAATGAAGCTCTCCAAAAGGCGATGGGACCGTTTTGCAGCGAAAACGTCGAGTTTCCCCTTTATAGCGATTCTTCAGAAAAGAAACAGGCTTAAACTGAAAGAGATAGGTTTAGGCCGCTTTGTGGGTGGAATGGTGGTTTTTAGTCTTTTTCTTTATTTCCATGCTATGCTCTTTGGCGTTCCGGCTATTTAGTTTTCATCGGTCAAGGGTGCTTTTTCGCAATCTCTGCGTCAATCTTCGGTTTTGCTTGTGCGATGTACAGTCGTACAACTCGGCGAAACCCTTGATTTCCTTGACCTTACAAAAAATCCCTCCTTTCCGAATTGAAAACAAAGTTTAATTTATTATAGTTTCTGGATGGACACTATTTAGTTATCTCATTGTCATTTCGACGGAAGGGAGAAATCTTTTTTAGTATTAAAGAGATTGAAAAGATTTCTCACATACCTTCGAAATGACAGATTCATAAGTATATTAATTTACACTTATCTTACCGCCTTATAAAAGCGGTATAGCCTTTCGGGAGAAACGCCGAGAAGATAGAGATATAGCAGTACCTGGTTTCTCACCGTTGTCTTTAACCAGCCCTCTTTTTCCCACCTCCTTGATGAGGTAATAACGGCGTCGTCGACGATTTTAATTTTTCCAAGTTTTTTTAAAGCCCTGATAAAAGCTACATCTTCCATAATGGGGACAGGGTTAAAGCCACCCAGTTTTTCAAATTCGCTTCGCCTGACAAATATGGCCTGATCGCCATAGGGGAGGCCCATCAACTTTGACCTTAAATTGACCATAAAAGTGATGAGGGAGAAAACCCGGGATGAACGGGAAAGGGCAAAGGAAAAGGTACCTCCCACAGTATTTTTGTCAATTAAAGCCGCTCTCACTGTACCATCGTACCCTGAAGGCAAAAGGGTGTCTGCATGGAGGAAGAGAATAATATCTCCCTTTGATGCTTTTGCGCCTGCATTCATTTGAGGACCCCTCCCGGGTGGTGAATTTATGACCCTTACACCACAGCTCCGGCAGATTTCCGCAGTATTGTCCGAACTTCCTCCATCTGCAACAATGACTTCAACAGTTGCTGCATTCTTTGCAGCTTCAAGTGTCGCCTCAATTGAACCCTCTTCATTTAATGCAGGTATGACGACACTGATGAGGGGCGAATTGTTGGTATTTTTTTCCATTATTT
This region includes:
- a CDS encoding response regulator; amino-acid sequence: MNKILIVDDSRFFLSLVESLLDRWGCKMLTATNAENALKLIDSEKPRIILLDLHMPHVTGDKLCKIVKSKPEYEEIIIIMLIASNKQADIDKCFKAGCNDYITKPIDKENLLNSIGKYIPMVKRNYERAPIYESVKYYHNNAEYSGHIHVISQGGAFIMGEHMVPPESVIKLIFSISKMHESMEIIGKVAWNFDSKEKFPQLLATAQGMGVQFIKISDSAKSAIIKYMALGNFMI
- a CDS encoding NnrU family protein translates to MANLLIASLFFIFIHLFISGTALRKILLNMMGGTAFKAAFALLSLIGVVWMSVAYGRAPHMELWGDLPAIKPVTAFAMFIAFLFVVAGVSTASPTAIGGEMLLTGEEPARGILRVTRHPVMWGTSLWGLVHLMANGDGASLIFFGSLLFLSLMGPLLIDRKRMKLSKRRWDRFAAKTSSFPFIAILQKRNRLKLKEIGLGRFVGGMVVFSLFLYFHAMLFGVPAI
- a CDS encoding TIGR04283 family arsenosugar biosynthesis glycosyltransferase → MEKNTNNSPLISVVIPALNEEGSIEATLEAAKNAATVEVIVADGGSSDNTAEICRSCGVRVINSPPGRGPQMNAGAKASKGDIILFLHADTLLPSGYDGTVRAALIDKNTVGGTFSFALSRSSRVFSLITFMVNLRSKLMGLPYGDQAIFVRRSEFEKLGGFNPVPIMEDVAFIRALKKLGKIKIVDDAVITSSRRWEKEGWLKTTVRNQVLLYLYLLGVSPERLYRFYKAVR